One Alnus glutinosa chromosome 3, dhAlnGlut1.1, whole genome shotgun sequence genomic region harbors:
- the LOC133862839 gene encoding shaggy-related protein kinase theta, producing MNVMRRLKSIASGRTSISSDPGGDSITKRAKFDQETERKDTEEPNRVERCATGLEQHMASTSLETAASTSDISSMPRKEKSGYDQLPKEMHEMRIRDEKANNHDEKEMDAAVVNGNGTETGQIIATTIAGRNGQPKQTISYMAERVVGTGSFGVVFQAKCLETGEAVAIKKVLQDKRYKNRELQIMRLLDHPNVVQLRHCFFSTTEKDELYLNLVLEYISETVYRISKHYIRMTQHVPIIYVQLYAYQICRALNYLHHVVGVCHRDIKPQNLLVNPQNHQLKICDFGSAKMLVPGEPNISYICSRYYRAPELIFGATEYTTAIDMWSVGCVLAELLLGQPLFPGESGVDQLVEIIKILGTPTREEIKCMNPNYNEYKFPQIKAHPWHKIFHKRMPPEAVDLVSRLLQYSPSLRCTALEACAHPFFDDLRDPNASLPNGRALPPLFNFTAQELAGASAELRHRLIPEHARN from the exons ATGAATGTGATGCGCCGGCTGAAGAGCATTGCTTCTGGTCGCACTTCCATTTCATCTGATCCT GGTGGGGATTCTATCACAAAGAGAGCAAAGTTTGATCAAGAGACTGAACGGAAGGATACTGAGGAACCAAATAGAGTAGAGAGATGTGCCACGGGCCTAGAGCAGCATATGGCTTCCACATCCCTGGAAACCGCTGCAAGCACATCTGATATATCGTCAATGCCTAGAAAAGAGAAGTCTGGTTATGATCAGCTTCCTAAAGAAATGCATGAAATGAGAATTAGAGATGAGAAAGCAAACAACCATGATGAAAAG GAAATGGATGCTGCTGTTGTGAATGGTAATGGGACAGAAACAGGCCAGATAATTGCAACTACCATAGCTGGTCGAAATGGCCAACCAAAACAG ACAATCTCATACATGGCAGAGCGCGTGGTTGGCACTGGTTCATTTGGTGTTGTCTTTCAG GCTAAGTGCCTGGAAACAGGTGAAGCAGTTGCAATAAAGAAGGTGCTGCAGGATAAGAGATATAAGAATAGAGAACTGCAGATTATGCGCTTACTTGACCATCCTAATGTTGTTCAACTGAGGCACTGTTTCTTCTCAACTACTGAGAAAGATGAGTTGTACCTTAACCTTGTCCTGGAGTATATATCTGAAACTGTCTACCGAATTTCAAAGCACTATATCAGGATGACCCAACATGTGCCCATCATCTATGTACAACTTTATGCATACCAG ATTTGTCGTGCGCTAAATTACTTGCATCATGTTGTTGGAGTGTGTCATCGTGACATTAAACCACAGAATCTACTG GTCAATCCTCAGAATCATCAGTTAAAGATATGCGATTTCGGCAGTGCAAAAATGCTG GTCCCAGGTGAACCCAACATATCATATATTTGCTCGCGATATTACAGGGCTCCAGAACTTATATTTGGGGCTACAGAATACACAACTGCAATTGATATGTGGTCAGTCGGTTGTGTCCTTGCTGAGCTTCTTCTAGGACAG CCACTGTTTCCTGGTGAAAGTGGTGTTGATCAGTTGGTCGAGATCATTAAG ATTCTGGGGACTCCGACTAGAGAAGAAATCAAGTGCATGAATCCTAATTACAATGAGTACAAATTCCCTCAGATCAAAGCTCACCCGTGGCACAAG ATATTTCACAAGCGAATGCCCCCTGAAGCAGTGGATCTTGTATCAAGGCTGCTCCAGTACTCACCAAGTCTACGTTGCACCGCT TTGGAAGCATGTGCGCACCCCTTCTTTGATGATCTGAGAGACCCAAATGCATCCTTGCCTAATGGGCGAGCACTACCTCCTTTGTTCAATTTCACAGCTCAAG AACTTGCCGGCGCATCTGCTGAACTGCGTCATCGTCTCATTCCGGAGCATGCAAGGAATTAA